In Pyxicephalus adspersus chromosome 12, UCB_Pads_2.0, whole genome shotgun sequence, a genomic segment contains:
- the TNFAIP8L2 gene encoding tumor necrosis factor alpha-induced protein 8-like protein 2, whose amino-acid sequence METFSSKDLALQAQKKILSRMASKSMVNMFIDETSSEVLDELYRVSKEYTKNNAESQKVIKNLIKIAVKIGVLYRHNRFSADELMLAEDFKNKLHNGAMTAISFYEVDFTYEKEVLPDILTECKNLLLRLVDKHLTPKSHGRIQHVFNHFANKDMLSQLYDPQGSMRPHLQKICHGMNKLIDEGKL is encoded by the coding sequence ATGGAGACGTTCAGTTCCAAAGATCTGGCCCTCCAGGCTCAGAAGAAGATCCTGAGTCGCATGGCCAGCAAGTCCATGGTCAACATGTTCATCGACGAGACCAGCAGCGAGGTCCTGGACGAGCTGTACCGCGTATCGAAGGAGTACACCAAAAACAACGCCGAGTCCCAGAAGGTCATCAAAAACCTGATCAAGATTGCCGTGAAGATCGGCGTCCTCTATCGTCACAATCGATTCAGTGCCGATGAACTGATGCTGGCCGAGGACTTTAAGAACAAACTGCACAACGGGGCCATGACCGCCATTAGTTTCTATGAAGTAGACTTTACGTACGAGAAGGAGGTATTACCGGACATCCTCACGGAATGTAAAAACTTGCTCCTCCGCCTGGTGGACAAACACTTGACCCCCAAATCCCATGGCCGCATCCAACACGTCTTCAACCACTTTGCGAACAAAGATATGCTGAGCCAGCTCTACGACCCCCAGGGGTCAATGAGGCCCCACTTGCAGAAAATTTGCCATGGAATGAACAAACTCATCGATGAGGGCAAATTGTGA